A region from the Chloroflexota bacterium genome encodes:
- the lon gene encoding endopeptidase La, translating to MSVSPRRRKPIPQEYPMLVRRDVVVFPRVMGQVMVFRPIFQRAVDAAMAGDQKIIVVGRRNREERDFTPDDLYTVGTMATVQRVMRMPDGTASVVLEGIHRVSIESVTETEPYYRGAVLPMEESTTESMETEAARRAVLELLGESVKMSHHLGEEDYIAALNAVNNGEVADQVANSLQLPSEEAQKVLETLDPEERIENVHKLLARELEVLRLQSRMQSAVQEEVEKTQREHILREHLRMIQEQLRDVDPTHKEAHDLRTRIEQAGMPEAAEQKALEEMDRLAMIPSISPESSVLRNYLDWLVSLPWSKSTEDNLDTVHAAKVLEKNHYGLQKVKERLLEYMAVRKLSAGKLRSPVLCLVGPPGVGKTSLGRSIAEALGRVFVRVSLGGVRDEAEVRGHRRTYVGALPGRIVQAMKTAGVVNPVFMLDELDKMGSDFRGDPSSALLEVLDPEQNHGFSDHYLEVPYDLSKVLFIATANVLDPIIPALRDRLEVLELPGYTEDEKIHIAQRFLAPKQAEENGLGERPVAWGEEPLLQLIRGYTHEAGVRNLEREIGGVDRKVAKTIADGGKPPTRITMSYLAKAIGPARYTWGAAEEQDEVGVATGVARTAVGGDVLSVEVSVVDGKGDLTLTGSLGDVMKESAQAALSYARARSDSFKLPPKVFEENNIHIHVPSGAVPKDGPSAGVTLATALVSALGRMPVRKDVAMTGEVTLRGRVLEVGGIKEKVLAAHRAGIKTFVLPKKNNRDLEDVPTQVRRTLTFVPVENMDEVLAVALLPVVRPEA from the coding sequence ATGTCCGTGAGTCCTCGCCGCCGTAAGCCCATTCCCCAAGAGTACCCGATGCTGGTGCGCCGGGACGTTGTGGTGTTCCCCAGGGTCATGGGACAGGTCATGGTTTTTCGTCCCATCTTTCAACGCGCAGTCGATGCCGCCATGGCGGGCGACCAGAAGATCATTGTTGTGGGTCGCCGGAACCGCGAGGAGCGGGACTTCACCCCGGACGACCTCTACACGGTCGGCACGATGGCCACCGTCCAACGCGTCATGCGCATGCCCGACGGCACAGCAAGCGTCGTACTCGAGGGCATCCACCGCGTCAGCATAGAATCCGTCACCGAGACAGAACCCTACTACCGGGGGGCTGTGCTGCCCATGGAAGAGTCCACAACCGAGTCTATGGAGACAGAAGCTGCCCGCCGGGCCGTTCTTGAACTTCTTGGCGAGTCGGTCAAGATGTCGCACCACCTGGGCGAAGAGGACTACATCGCCGCCCTGAACGCCGTCAATAACGGCGAGGTCGCGGACCAGGTGGCCAACTCGCTGCAGCTTCCCAGCGAGGAGGCGCAGAAGGTGCTGGAGACGCTCGACCCGGAGGAACGCATCGAGAATGTACACAAGCTGCTGGCCCGCGAGCTGGAAGTGCTCCGGCTGCAGAGCCGCATGCAGTCGGCGGTGCAGGAAGAGGTGGAAAAGACCCAGCGCGAGCACATCCTCCGGGAGCACCTCCGCATGATCCAGGAGCAGCTCCGAGACGTTGACCCGACGCACAAGGAGGCCCACGATCTGCGGACCCGCATCGAGCAGGCGGGCATGCCGGAGGCGGCCGAGCAGAAGGCGCTGGAGGAGATGGACAGGCTCGCCATGATCCCCAGCATCTCCCCGGAGTCCTCGGTCTTGCGAAACTACCTGGACTGGCTGGTCTCACTGCCGTGGAGCAAGTCGACTGAGGACAACCTGGACACGGTCCATGCGGCAAAGGTGCTGGAAAAGAACCACTACGGCCTGCAGAAGGTGAAGGAGCGCCTGCTGGAGTACATGGCAGTCCGCAAGCTCTCGGCGGGCAAGCTGCGGTCGCCGGTGCTCTGCCTCGTGGGGCCGCCGGGCGTCGGCAAGACGTCGCTGGGGCGCTCCATCGCCGAGGCGCTGGGGCGCGTCTTCGTGCGTGTCAGCCTGGGCGGCGTCCGCGACGAGGCGGAGGTGCGAGGGCATCGCCGCACGTACGTCGGCGCGCTTCCGGGGCGCATCGTGCAGGCGATGAAGACTGCGGGCGTCGTCAACCCCGTCTTCATGCTGGACGAGCTAGACAAGATGGGCTCGGACTTCCGCGGCGACCCGTCGTCGGCCCTGCTGGAAGTACTGGACCCCGAGCAGAACCACGGATTCAGCGACCACTACCTGGAGGTCCCTTACGACCTCTCCAAGGTGCTCTTCATCGCCACGGCGAACGTGCTCGACCCCATAATCCCGGCGCTGCGGGACCGGCTTGAGGTGCTGGAGCTTCCGGGGTACACGGAGGACGAGAAGATCCACATTGCGCAACGCTTCCTTGCGCCCAAGCAGGCGGAGGAGAACGGGCTCGGCGAGAGGCCTGTAGCGTGGGGCGAGGAGCCGCTGCTGCAACTCATTCGCGGCTACACCCACGAGGCCGGTGTCCGGAACCTGGAGCGGGAGATCGGCGGTGTGGACCGCAAGGTTGCGAAGACCATCGCCGACGGCGGCAAGCCGCCCACCCGCATCACGATGAGCTACCTCGCCAAGGCAATCGGCCCGGCGCGGTACACGTGGGGCGCGGCCGAGGAGCAGGACGAGGTCGGCGTCGCGACGGGCGTCGCGCGCACGGCCGTCGGCGGCGACGTGCTCTCCGTCGAGGTGAGCGTGGTCGACGGCAAGGGCGACCTGACGCTCACCGGCTCCCTCGGCGACGTGATGAAGGAGTCGGCGCAGGCGGCCCTCAGCTACGCGCGTGCGCGCTCAGACAGCTTCAAGCTGCCGCCCAAGGTCTTCGAGGAGAACAACATCCACATTCACGTGCCCTCGGGCGCGGTGCCCAAGGACGGCCCCTCGGCGGGCGTGACGCTGGCGACGGCGCTGGTGTCGGCGCTGGGCCGTATGCCCGTTCGTAAGGATGTCGCCATGACGGGCGAGGTCACCCTGCGCGGGCGCGTGCTGGAGGTTGGCGGCATCAAGGAGAAGGTGCTGGCTGCGCACCGGGCCGGCATCAAGACCTTCGTGCTGCCGAAGAAGAACAACCGCGACCTGGAGGACGTGCCGACGCAGGTGCGGCGCACACTGACCTTCGTCCCCGTCGAGAACATGGACGAAGTGCTGGCCGTCGCACTGCTGCCGGTGGTGCGGCCTGAGGCCTAG
- a CDS encoding sulfite exporter TauE/SafE family protein has protein sequence MPLDVTLVLVGLIILFASAIKITFGVGFALIGTPLLLLVMEPDKVVGFIAPLILLQDLIILSQTWRHVPWRHAALLAVAASVVAPFAAQLLTILDQRTLQVTISSIIIVIGISLLAGLRLHIRRESTAMVAGGVVSGLVFPLSGISGPPVALLLVNQQWPVQTMRAVLAAYLVALEVVTITVFAVNGVVNAESLLSGLFMLPFLGLSIVLAAFALRRLKPEHYRRCVTLIVVCASLLGMVNLILS, from the coding sequence ATGCCGCTGGACGTAACCCTGGTACTCGTTGGCCTGATCATACTCTTTGCCTCCGCCATCAAGATCACCTTTGGCGTCGGCTTTGCGCTTATTGGCACGCCACTTCTCCTGCTGGTCATGGAACCGGACAAGGTGGTGGGCTTCATCGCACCGCTGATTCTGCTGCAGGACTTGATCATTCTGAGCCAGACGTGGCGGCACGTGCCCTGGCGGCACGCGGCGCTTCTGGCCGTCGCGGCCAGCGTGGTGGCCCCGTTTGCGGCGCAGCTGCTGACGATCCTCGATCAGCGGACGCTGCAGGTCACCATTTCCTCAATCATCATTGTCATCGGAATATCGCTCCTCGCCGGGCTGCGCCTCCACATCCGAAGGGAGTCCACGGCGATGGTGGCCGGCGGTGTGGTGAGCGGCCTGGTCTTTCCCTTGTCGGGCATTTCCGGCCCGCCCGTCGCGCTCCTGCTGGTGAACCAGCAATGGCCGGTCCAGACGATGCGGGCCGTGTTGGCCGCCTACTTGGTCGCGCTGGAGGTGGTGACCATCACCGTCTTTGCGGTCAACGGCGTGGTGAACGCCGAGTCCCTGCTGTCCGGCCTCTTCATGCTGCCGTTTCTCGGACTCTCCATCGTGCTGGCGGCTTTCGCCCTGCGGAGGCTGAAGCCCGAGCACTATCGCAGGTGCGTCACGCTCATAGTCGTCTGCGCCTCCCTGCTCGGCATGGTGAACCTCATCCTGAGCTGA
- the tatA gene encoding twin-arginine translocase TatA/TatE family subunit yields MFGLFRGGFGLPEIILVLFIVLLLFGATRLPQLAKSMGSAIKEFRKAAGPSLDEGAPDTTTRRTRSKKA; encoded by the coding sequence GTGTTTGGGCTATTCCGAGGCGGGTTCGGCCTGCCCGAGATCATTCTGGTCCTGTTCATTGTCCTGCTGCTCTTCGGCGCGACGAGGCTGCCGCAGCTTGCAAAGTCAATGGGCTCCGCCATCAAGGAGTTCCGCAAGGCGGCCGGCCCCTCGCTGGACGAGGGCGCCCCGGACACTACTACCAGGCGCACGAGGTCCAAGAAGGCATAA